One genomic region from Mangifera indica cultivar Alphonso chromosome 17, CATAS_Mindica_2.1, whole genome shotgun sequence encodes:
- the LOC123200420 gene encoding receptor-like protein 7 — MGLSLLFFSFRCLILWLLFLYFSVLVRFTCCVQSLCHENERFALLQFKESMIINKFASSEPSAYPKVASWKANTNCCSWDEVTCNEVSGHLVELDLSSSCLYGSINFSSSLFHLVHLTRLSLADNDFNGSKIPSTIKNLSKLSYLSLYNSSFSGQIPLEVLELSKLEILDTTFNFNLKLQNPSLRSLLENLTQLKQLYLGHSNISSPIPDILANLSSLTTLSLKGCQLQGEFPAKIFQLPNLQILSVRFNPNLSGSLPKFQNNSPLEELRVANTTFFGEIPYSIGSLNSLQILDVSSCLFFGLIPPSLGNLSSLKELDLSMNYFSSQDSHSLSWMGQYSELTYLGLAGINLVGEITSWVTTLKNLTKITHLFFNDNKFSGKLPATLGNLSSLEELDLSMNNFSSYDSHSLSWMANSKLTFLSLLKTNLVGEFPSWVMSLKSLTRLYLSQNELNGIIPSQIRNLTQLKNLALDSNQFQGLFPSALYHLESLELLYLDSNILNGTVDMDMIAFKFRNLKYFSLSSNNFSLLIVTNGYTEFPKFSHLGLGSCNLNKFPSFLRNQDQLTDLDLSSNKIAGKIPRWFLNAGYVPKSITSCTFRFNENLASKQVYDDWNLGLGEGVAVSQGEIIVADV, encoded by the exons ATGGGGTTATCATTACTTTTCTTCTCATTTCGATGCTTAATTCTCTGGCttttattcctttatttttCAGTACTTGTTCGCTTCACTTGTTGTGTGCAATCACTTTGTCATGAAAATGAGCGCTTTGCCTTGTTACAGTTCAAGGAAAGCATGATCATCAATAAGTTTGCTTCCTCTGAACCTTCTGCTTATCCCAAGGTTGCATCTTGGAAAGCTAATACAAACTGTTGCTCATGGGACGAAGTCACCTGCAATGAGGTTTCCGGTCATTTGGTCGAGCTTGACCTCTCTAGTAGTTGCCTTTATGGTTCTATCAACTTTAGCAGTAGTCTCTTCCATCTTGTCCACCTTACACGACTTAGCTTGGCTGATAATGACTTCAATGGCTCTAAAATCCCTTCTACAATCAAGAACCTTTCCAAGTTATCGTATCTGAGCCTATATAATTCTAGTTTTTCTGGTCAAATACCATTAGAAGTGCTAGAGCTCTCAAAGTTGGAGATCCTTGACACAACGTTTAATTTCAACTTGAAACTCCAAAACCCAAGTCTAAGAAGCCTACTTGAGAATTTAACTCAGCTCAAACAACTTTATCTTGGTCACAGCAACATTTCTTCACCGATACCTGATATCTTGGCAAATTTATCTTCGTTGACTACTTTATCTCTCAAGGGTTGTCAATTGCAAGGTGAATTCCCTGCAAAGATATTCCAATTACCCAACCTTCAAATTCTTAGTGTGCGTTTTAATCCAAATCTCTCTGGATCCTtgccaaaatttcaaaacaacaGCCCCCTTGAAGAATTGAGAGTTGCGAACACGACATTTTTTGGGGAGATTCCATATTCAATAGGGAGTCTTAATTCCTTACAGATCCTAGATGTAAGTTCTTGCCTTTTTTTTGGATTGATTCCACCTTCTCTTGgaaatctttcttctttaaaagaATTAGACCTTTCTATGAACTATTTTTCAAGCCAAGATTCTCATTCATTGTCATGGATGGGCCAATATAGTGAGCTTACTTATTTAGGCCTTGCAGGGATCAACTTAGTTGGTGAAATTACCTCTTGGGTCACAACCTTAAAAAACCTTACCAAGATCACTCATCTTTTCTTTAATGACAATAAATTTTCAGGTAAGTTGCCAGCTACCCTTGgaaatctttcttctttagAAGAACTAGATCTCTCTATGAACAATTTTTCAAGCTATGATTCTCATTCATTGTCCTGGATGGCCAATAGTAAACTTACTTTTTTAAGCCTTTTAAAGACCAATTTAGTTGGTGAATTTCCCTCATGGGTCATGAGCTTAAAAAGCCTTACTCGTTTATATTTGAGCCAAAATGAATTAAATGGTATAATCCCTTCTCAAATTAGAAACTTGACACAACTGAAAAATCTTGcacttgactcaaatcaattCCAAGGCCTATTTCCTAGCGCTCTTTATCATCTCGAGAGCCTTGAATTGCTTTACCTTGATTCAAACATTCTGAATGGCACAGTAGATATGGACATGATTGCTtttaaattcagaaatttaaaatatttcagtctctcttcaaacaatttttcattgCTCATTGTTACCAATGGTTATACTGAATTTCCAAAGTTTAGTCATCTTGGATTGGGGTCCTGCAACCTAAATAAGTTCCCAAGCTTCTTGCGGAACCAAGATCAATTAACGGACCTAGACCTTTCCTCAAACAAGATTGCTGGAAAAATACCTAGATGGTTTTTGAAC GCTGGATATGTGCCAAAAAGCATTACCTCATGCACATTCAGATTCAATGAGAACCTGGCCAGTAAACAGGTTTATGATGACTGGAACCTTGGGTTGGGGGAAGGTGTTGCGGTATCCCAAGGTGAAATTATAGTGGCCGATGTATAA
- the LOC123200003 gene encoding probable E3 ubiquitin-protein ligase RHY1A, with translation MAGMLPGVECARRRRFHQSGGCSDSPSMAAHGWSRRSSFCLYTSNHETHHHSSSMISSRQRSIMSEAYEDEKLGGAAGEARERLDERLRTQRKSSESKRQMSAGKERLRSGELHTEVFGTLKSSSSSSSRSGSKRFSWAKLSWKASEQEECAICLERFKTGETLGHLPCAHRFHGRCLVPWLDANAHCPCCRMEILTSPLP, from the exons ATGGCTGGTATGCTTCCTGGGGTCGAGTgtgcaagaagaagaaggtttCATCAAAGTGGAGGGTGCTCTGATTCTCCAAGTATGGCGGCTCATGGCTGGTCAAGAAgatcttctttttgtttatatacaagcaACCATGAAACCCATCACCATAGTTCTTCTATGATCTCTTCCCGG CAAAGAAGCATAATGAGTGAGGCATACGAGGATGAGAAGCTAGGGGGAGCAGCTGGAGAAGCTAGAGAAAGATTAGATGAGAGATTGAGAACTCAGAGGAAGTCATCAGAGTCCAAAAg GCAAATGAGTGCTGGGAAAGAGAGGTTGAGGTCAGGAGAGTTGCATACAGAAGTATTTGGAACATTAaagagcagcagcagcagcagcagcaggaGTGGGTCAAAGAGGTTCAGCTGGGCAAAGTTAAGTTGGAAGGCTTCAGAGCAAGAAGAGTGTGCAATTTGCTTGGAGAGGTTCAAGACGGGTGAGACTCTGGGTCATCTTCCATGTGCTCATAGGTTCCATGGAAGGTGTTTGGTTCCATGGCTAGATGCCAATGCTCATTGCCCTTGTTGCAGAATGGAAATCTTGACATCGCCATTACCttaa
- the LOC123200482 gene encoding uncharacterized protein LOC123200482, whose product MVYNYTPTYYSSLHDSITSLCKTILPFSFKKRRWLPKADHKLEKLQSDHLKWQQDSYHQILNLMGLHKEGILEETEVAAFRVSLLETLIASPAEQERAVILRDKLVFLQELLYAKCISVDDYHSSKRPLLQRLAVQGAEIEARDVIVSNPKDGKENSEEQWSVIDLKDEKCQMKKENSQMKNKLKHNNSAMKQMKEAVSVFSFASSHKKNREEKSIFYIESEFSACSKNYMMCSKEDPLWDSQLKHKESETQSLLPQESLQNESAIKVRDGGNSVEKAKRKPFRTLFHKEQKEGRGGGENVVEFEESALKSAKKQWAFEGLKKWKRNDSDDETAPLPLNERSDSEAYLESCRLVSSSIGEGPNTRDIKKLHSSGAPSDPFTDKVLGDKIKKELLRIQSELSTTNPNLKFSNDQIEAISTKLPVGKADLKKFFPKSWCDRYGDGVLDVVKKEFKDHVGEMESKRNAAGQKHGNSMQWTTFEDDDENCHPNLFAHHDHSFQVMKQKFTSWNNDHNTNDLVKNPFFQDCNEKNVHNLRSESAFSERHNPFWTPNHDSSLLK is encoded by the exons ATGGTGTACAATTATACACCCACATACTACTCTTCTCTTCATGACTCAATCACTTCTCTTTGCAAGACCATTCTGCCgttttcattcaaaaagagGCGGTGGCTGCCAAAGGCGGATCACAAGCTGGAGAAGCTTCAATCTGATCATCTGAAGTGGCAGCAGGACTCGTACCACCAGATTTTGAACTTGATGGGTCTGCACAAAGAGGGGATTCTTGAAGAAACTGAAGTTGCTGCTTTTAGAGTTAGTTTGCTTGAGACCCTTATTGCTTCTCCCGCTGAACAAGAACGGGCTGTTATTTTGAGAGATAAGTTGGTGTTCTTGCAG GAGCTGCTTTATGCAAAATGCATATCAGTAGATGACTACCATTCCTCGAAAAGGCCTTTGTTACAGCGATTGGCGGTACAAGGAGCTGAGATTGAGGCTAGAGATGTCATTGTTTCGAATCCAAAAGATGGGAAAGAGAACTCAGAAGAACAATGGTCTGTCATCGACTTGAAAGATGAGAAATGCCAAATGAAAAAGGAGAATtcacaaatgaaaaataagttgAAGCACAATAACTCAGCAATGAAGCAAATGAAGGAAGCGGTTTCAGTCTTTAGCTTTGCTtcatcacataaaaaaaatagagaagagaagagcattttttatattgaatcaGAATTCTCTGCTTGTAGTAAGAATTATATGATGTGTTCCAAGGAAGACCCTTTGTGGGATAGCCAGTTGAAGCATAAAGAAAGTGAAACACAATCACTTCTTCCTCAGGAAAGTTTACAAAATGAGTCAGCCATCAAAGTAAGAGATGGTGGCAACAGTGTTGAAAAAGCTAAGAGAAAACCCTTTCGAACTTTGTTTcataaagaacaaaaagaagGACGTGGTGGAGGTGAAAATGTTGTTGAGTTTGAGGAGAGCGCACTAAAATCAGCTAAAAAGCAATGGGCATTTGAGGGGTTGAAGAAATGGAAGAGAAATGATTCAGACGATGAGACTGCGCCTCTGCCTCTCAATGAAAGATCAGACTCAGAAGCTTATTTGGAATCCTGCAGGCTTGTTTCAAGTTCCATTGGAGAGGGACCGAACACAAGAGATATTAAGAAGTTGCATTCAAGTGGTGCTCCATCAGATCCCTTCACTGACAAG GTTTTAGGGGACAAGATAAAGAAGGAGCTATTGCGAATTCAATCAGAACTCAGCACCACAAACCCCAATCTAAAATTCTC GAATGATCAAATTGAAGCAATTTCCACCAAGCTTCCTGTTGGAAAAGCTGACCTCAAAAAGTTCTTCCCCAA GTCATGGTGTGATCGGTATGGTGATGGTGTACTGGACGTGGTTAAAAAAGAGTTCAAGGACCACGTTGGAGAAATGGAGAGTAAGCGAAATGCTGCCGGACAGAAGCATGGCAACTCAATGCAATGGACAACatttgaagatgatgatgaaaattgTCACCCAAATCTCTTTGCTCACCACGATCATTCATTTCAAgttatgaaacaaaaatttacttCTTGGAACAATGATCACAACACCAATGACCTGGTAAAGAATCCCTTCTTCCAGGATTGCAATGAGAAAAATGTACACAACCTAAGGTCTGAATCAGCCTTTTCTGAACGCCATAATCCATTCTGGACACCAAATCATGACTCTTCTTTGCTGAAATAG
- the LOC123200483 gene encoding uncharacterized RING finger protein C4G3.12c-like isoform X3, translated as MEEYSNVYLVSSAEQCPPFTDVVQNLPSGSLISSLSTETGPSSGSDIAASGYNSAKDGRRNVETSNRGKCSAHSKELICPHLVSANSSHDESYRYRSSTTASTSFIEQETSDLVSINDSANQNAVNAIDNSEKGVPPIFPGPSSSSSQTLGDSFSDGVSAENHASEITTAHNSSVSHVPALPITFQSQADESIRGALPAGLGFLVSNREQSRLDGSVLHVDVVSISSNILSSGSADASNHEARRNSRRLFWDSFSRRSSRRLIDSSAVVFSADDVGDLGSHNRWLLDFSGDFFDDGVRGDSGYLGSRILSWNEQRRHSRSETWERLRSGYDENGQQTRICPSGIHPDGSCPCESFVMSDESHSHAISRIVMLAEALFEVLDEIHHHPVSLSLSMVSLPAPESVVDSFPLKNHKKADKAGGGGEDVEQCYICLAEYEEGDKIRVLPCHHEYHMSCVDKWRKEIHRVCPLCRGDVCQVATTSCNTETPNI; from the exons ATGGAGGAGTATTCCAATGTATATCTGGTGAGTTCAGCAGAACAGTGTCCTCCCTTCACTGACGTGGTCCAAAATCTCCCTAGTGGTTCTTTGATTAGCAGCCTGAGTACTGAAACTGGACCCTCATCTGGAAGCGACATTGCAGCGAGTGGATATAATTCTGCCAAAGATGGTAGAAGAAATGTTGAGACTAGTAATCGTGGAAAATGTTCAGCTCATAGTAAGGAGTTAATTTGTCCTCATCTGGTAAGTGCTAATTCTAGTCATGATGAATCTTATAGGTATAGAAGTAGTACTACAGCTAGTACTTCATTTATAGAACAAGAAACTTCAGACCTTGTCTCTATAAATGATTCAGCTAACCAGAATGCAGTCAATGCTATTGATAATTCAGAAAAGGGTGTACCTCCAATCTTTCCTGGGCCAAGTAGTTCATCTTCTCAAACACTTGGGGATTCTTTCTCTGATGGGGTGTCTGCTGAGAATCATGCAAGTGAAATAACAACTGCACATAATTCTTCTGTTTCTCATGTCCCTGCATTACCCATAACTTTTCAGTCACAAGCAGATGAATCTATTAGAGGGGCATTGCCTGCTGGTTTAGGATTTCTTGTGTCTAATAGGGAACAAAGCCGGCTTGATGGAAGTGTGTTGCATGTGGATGTTGTTAGTATCTCTTCCAACATTTTGTCTAGTGGCAGTGCTGATGCCAGTAACCATGAGGCCAGAAGGAATAGTAGGAGATTGTTTTGGGATTCATTTTCAAGGCGTAGTTCTAGGAGGCTTATTGACTCTTCAGCCGTTGTTTTCTCTGCGGATGATGTTGGTGATCTAGGATCTCATAACAGATGGCTCCTTGACTTTAGTGGTGACTTCTTCGATGATGGTGTAAGAGGTGATTCAGGTTACTTAGGCAGTAGAATTCTCAGCTGGAATGAACAAAGACGACATTCAAGATCTGAG ACTTGGGAAAGACTTCGCTCTGGCTATGATGAGAATGGTCAGCAAACTAGAATCTGCCCATCTGGTATCCATCCTGATGGTTCGTGCCCATGTGAGTCATTTGTTATGAGTGATGAGTCTCATTCTCATGCAATATCTCGAATAGTCATGCTTGCTGAAGCTCTATTTGAG GTCCTGGATGAAATTCATCACCATCCTGTATCACTTTCTCTTTCTATGGTCTCGCTTCCTGCCCCAGAATCAGTTGTTGACTCATTCCCTCTCAAAAATCACAAGAAGGCAGACAAAGCTGGGGGTGGAGGGGAAGATGTTGAACA ATGTTACATTTGCCTTGCTGAATATGAGGAAGGGGACAAAATACGAGTTCTTCCTTGTCACCATGAATATCACATGTCTTGTGTTGATAAATGGCGAAAAGAGATACACAG GGTATGTCCACTTTGTCGAGGAGATGTTTGTCAGGTTGCCACCACATCATGTAACACAGAAACTCCTAACATTTGA
- the LOC123200483 gene encoding uncharacterized RING finger protein C4G3.12c-like isoform X2, which produces MAFHLYRNQPWNLHGSHFGNNSQLMEEYSNVYLVSSAEQCPPFTDVVQNLPSGSLISSLSTETGPSSGSDIAASGYNSAKDGRRNVETSNRGKCSAHSKELICPHLVSANSSHDESYRYRSSTTASTSFIEQETSDLVSINDSANQNAVNAIDNSEKGVPPIFPGPSSSSSQTLGDSFSDGVSAENHASEITTAHNSSVSHVPALPITFQSQADESIRGALPAGLGFLVSNREQSRLDGSVLHVDVVSISSNILSSGSADASNHEARRNSRRLFWDSFSRRSSRRLIDSSAVVFSADDVGDLGSHNRWLLDFSGDFFDDGVRGDSGYLGSRILSWNEQRRHSRSETWERLRSGYDENGQQTRICPSGIHPDGSCPCESFVMSDESHSHAISRIVMLAEALFEVLDEIHHHPVSLSLSMVSLPAPESVVDSFPLKNHKKADKAGGGGEDVEQCYICLAEYEEGDKIRVLPCHHEYHMSCVDKWRKEIHRVCPLCRGDVCQVATTSCNTETPNI; this is translated from the exons ATGGCCTTTCACTTGTATAGGAATCAACCGTGGAACCTACATGGTTCTCATTTCGGCAACAATAGCCAACTG ATGGAGGAGTATTCCAATGTATATCTGGTGAGTTCAGCAGAACAGTGTCCTCCCTTCACTGACGTGGTCCAAAATCTCCCTAGTGGTTCTTTGATTAGCAGCCTGAGTACTGAAACTGGACCCTCATCTGGAAGCGACATTGCAGCGAGTGGATATAATTCTGCCAAAGATGGTAGAAGAAATGTTGAGACTAGTAATCGTGGAAAATGTTCAGCTCATAGTAAGGAGTTAATTTGTCCTCATCTGGTAAGTGCTAATTCTAGTCATGATGAATCTTATAGGTATAGAAGTAGTACTACAGCTAGTACTTCATTTATAGAACAAGAAACTTCAGACCTTGTCTCTATAAATGATTCAGCTAACCAGAATGCAGTCAATGCTATTGATAATTCAGAAAAGGGTGTACCTCCAATCTTTCCTGGGCCAAGTAGTTCATCTTCTCAAACACTTGGGGATTCTTTCTCTGATGGGGTGTCTGCTGAGAATCATGCAAGTGAAATAACAACTGCACATAATTCTTCTGTTTCTCATGTCCCTGCATTACCCATAACTTTTCAGTCACAAGCAGATGAATCTATTAGAGGGGCATTGCCTGCTGGTTTAGGATTTCTTGTGTCTAATAGGGAACAAAGCCGGCTTGATGGAAGTGTGTTGCATGTGGATGTTGTTAGTATCTCTTCCAACATTTTGTCTAGTGGCAGTGCTGATGCCAGTAACCATGAGGCCAGAAGGAATAGTAGGAGATTGTTTTGGGATTCATTTTCAAGGCGTAGTTCTAGGAGGCTTATTGACTCTTCAGCCGTTGTTTTCTCTGCGGATGATGTTGGTGATCTAGGATCTCATAACAGATGGCTCCTTGACTTTAGTGGTGACTTCTTCGATGATGGTGTAAGAGGTGATTCAGGTTACTTAGGCAGTAGAATTCTCAGCTGGAATGAACAAAGACGACATTCAAGATCTGAG ACTTGGGAAAGACTTCGCTCTGGCTATGATGAGAATGGTCAGCAAACTAGAATCTGCCCATCTGGTATCCATCCTGATGGTTCGTGCCCATGTGAGTCATTTGTTATGAGTGATGAGTCTCATTCTCATGCAATATCTCGAATAGTCATGCTTGCTGAAGCTCTATTTGAG GTCCTGGATGAAATTCATCACCATCCTGTATCACTTTCTCTTTCTATGGTCTCGCTTCCTGCCCCAGAATCAGTTGTTGACTCATTCCCTCTCAAAAATCACAAGAAGGCAGACAAAGCTGGGGGTGGAGGGGAAGATGTTGAACA ATGTTACATTTGCCTTGCTGAATATGAGGAAGGGGACAAAATACGAGTTCTTCCTTGTCACCATGAATATCACATGTCTTGTGTTGATAAATGGCGAAAAGAGATACACAG GGTATGTCCACTTTGTCGAGGAGATGTTTGTCAGGTTGCCACCACATCATGTAACACAGAAACTCCTAACATTTGA
- the LOC123200483 gene encoding uncharacterized RING finger protein C4G3.12c-like isoform X1, which yields MGSGNSRLRSGHSLPRVSCRSKLLSSLLCGGSSTRAAPIEMEEYSNVYLVSSAEQCPPFTDVVQNLPSGSLISSLSTETGPSSGSDIAASGYNSAKDGRRNVETSNRGKCSAHSKELICPHLVSANSSHDESYRYRSSTTASTSFIEQETSDLVSINDSANQNAVNAIDNSEKGVPPIFPGPSSSSSQTLGDSFSDGVSAENHASEITTAHNSSVSHVPALPITFQSQADESIRGALPAGLGFLVSNREQSRLDGSVLHVDVVSISSNILSSGSADASNHEARRNSRRLFWDSFSRRSSRRLIDSSAVVFSADDVGDLGSHNRWLLDFSGDFFDDGVRGDSGYLGSRILSWNEQRRHSRSETWERLRSGYDENGQQTRICPSGIHPDGSCPCESFVMSDESHSHAISRIVMLAEALFEVLDEIHHHPVSLSLSMVSLPAPESVVDSFPLKNHKKADKAGGGGEDVEQCYICLAEYEEGDKIRVLPCHHEYHMSCVDKWRKEIHRVCPLCRGDVCQVATTSCNTETPNI from the exons ATGGGTTCGGGCAACAGTAGACTCCGGTCGGGTCATTCTCTTCCCCGGGTCAGTTGCCGATCAAAATTACTCTCGTCTCTCCTGTGCGGTGGCTCCTCCACTCGCGCTGCTCCCATCGAG ATGGAGGAGTATTCCAATGTATATCTGGTGAGTTCAGCAGAACAGTGTCCTCCCTTCACTGACGTGGTCCAAAATCTCCCTAGTGGTTCTTTGATTAGCAGCCTGAGTACTGAAACTGGACCCTCATCTGGAAGCGACATTGCAGCGAGTGGATATAATTCTGCCAAAGATGGTAGAAGAAATGTTGAGACTAGTAATCGTGGAAAATGTTCAGCTCATAGTAAGGAGTTAATTTGTCCTCATCTGGTAAGTGCTAATTCTAGTCATGATGAATCTTATAGGTATAGAAGTAGTACTACAGCTAGTACTTCATTTATAGAACAAGAAACTTCAGACCTTGTCTCTATAAATGATTCAGCTAACCAGAATGCAGTCAATGCTATTGATAATTCAGAAAAGGGTGTACCTCCAATCTTTCCTGGGCCAAGTAGTTCATCTTCTCAAACACTTGGGGATTCTTTCTCTGATGGGGTGTCTGCTGAGAATCATGCAAGTGAAATAACAACTGCACATAATTCTTCTGTTTCTCATGTCCCTGCATTACCCATAACTTTTCAGTCACAAGCAGATGAATCTATTAGAGGGGCATTGCCTGCTGGTTTAGGATTTCTTGTGTCTAATAGGGAACAAAGCCGGCTTGATGGAAGTGTGTTGCATGTGGATGTTGTTAGTATCTCTTCCAACATTTTGTCTAGTGGCAGTGCTGATGCCAGTAACCATGAGGCCAGAAGGAATAGTAGGAGATTGTTTTGGGATTCATTTTCAAGGCGTAGTTCTAGGAGGCTTATTGACTCTTCAGCCGTTGTTTTCTCTGCGGATGATGTTGGTGATCTAGGATCTCATAACAGATGGCTCCTTGACTTTAGTGGTGACTTCTTCGATGATGGTGTAAGAGGTGATTCAGGTTACTTAGGCAGTAGAATTCTCAGCTGGAATGAACAAAGACGACATTCAAGATCTGAG ACTTGGGAAAGACTTCGCTCTGGCTATGATGAGAATGGTCAGCAAACTAGAATCTGCCCATCTGGTATCCATCCTGATGGTTCGTGCCCATGTGAGTCATTTGTTATGAGTGATGAGTCTCATTCTCATGCAATATCTCGAATAGTCATGCTTGCTGAAGCTCTATTTGAG GTCCTGGATGAAATTCATCACCATCCTGTATCACTTTCTCTTTCTATGGTCTCGCTTCCTGCCCCAGAATCAGTTGTTGACTCATTCCCTCTCAAAAATCACAAGAAGGCAGACAAAGCTGGGGGTGGAGGGGAAGATGTTGAACA ATGTTACATTTGCCTTGCTGAATATGAGGAAGGGGACAAAATACGAGTTCTTCCTTGTCACCATGAATATCACATGTCTTGTGTTGATAAATGGCGAAAAGAGATACACAG GGTATGTCCACTTTGTCGAGGAGATGTTTGTCAGGTTGCCACCACATCATGTAACACAGAAACTCCTAACATTTGA
- the LOC123200485 gene encoding zinc finger BED domain-containing protein DAYSLEEPER-like isoform X1, translated as MTSRRVEPSGASRASSQASTASTMAPSVCASVKRKSVQIEAPIDDVDIDLAAIGDFDVSASSEEAEAIERPESQMEAPPPVIPSTKRRKTSVVWECYPEDKFVTIGDATFAVCKYCQKKLKLQKTKATSHLTRHMGQCVERKKAMGKDLVVGGQTVLGFERSTSGVPTPTVVKTKTTYEHPKVREALAHMVMISELPFNFVEHPDFINFCHVLQPFYEKVGRKQVKADCFRVYQTERDRLKKVFEETRRISITTDLWKSDHQSIEYMVLTAHWVDQSWSLNKQIINFVHLPPPRRGIDIAAAIFDCLKGWGIEHKFLGTSDC; from the exons ATGACATCAAGAAGAGTAGAACCCTCTGGAGCAAGTCGAGCTTCATCTCAAGCATCGACTGCAAGCACAATGGCTCCCTCAGTATGTGCATCTGTTAAGAGAAAATCGGTGCAAATTGAAGCACCAATTGATGATGTGGATATTGATTTGGCTGCAATAGGAGATTTTGATGTCTCAGCTTCAAGTGAAGAAGCTGAAGCAATTGAACGTCCTGAAAGCCAAATGGAAGCACCACCTCCTGTTATTCCATCTACTAAGAGGAGGAAAACATCAGTTGTTTGGGAGTGTTATCCCGAAGATAAGTTTGTTACTATTGGCGATGCTACATTTGCAGTTTGCAAGTATTGCCAAAAAAAGCTGAAATTACAAAAGACCAAGGCTACTTCCCATTTGACACGACATATGGGTCAATGTGTCGAAAGGAAGAAAGCAATGGGGAAAGACTTGGTCGTGGGGGGACAAACAGTTTTGGGTTTTGAGCGTTCAACCTCAGGGGTGCCTACGCCAACTGTGGTGAAAACAAAGACTACTTATGAGCATCCCAag GTTCGAGAGGCCTTAGCCCATATGGTGATGATATCTGAATTGCCATTTAATTTTGTCGAGCACCCcgactttattaatttttgtcacgtTCTGCaacctttttatgaaaaagttggaAGAAAGCAAGTAAAAGCTGATTGCTTTAGGGTTTATCAAACAGAGCGTGACAGATTGAAGAAGGTTTTTGAGGAGACAAGAAGGATTAGTATTACTACTGATCTTTGGAAGTCAGATCATCAAAGTATTGAGTACATGGTACTCACAGCGCATTGGGTGGACCAGTCGTGGtccttaaataaacaaattataaattttgtgcaccTACCTCCACCTAGGAGAGGAATAGACATTGCAGCAGCAATATTTGACTGTCTAAAGGGGTGGGGGATTGAACATaag TTCCTCGGAACTTCAGATTGTTAG
- the LOC123200485 gene encoding zinc finger BED domain-containing protein DAYSLEEPER-like isoform X2, protein MTSRRVEPSGASRASSQASTASTMAPSVCASVKRKSVQIEAPIDDVDIDLAAIGDFDVSASSEEAEAIERPESQMEAPPPVIPSTKRRKTSVVWECYPEDKFVTIGDATFAVCKYCQKKLKLQKTKATSHLTRHMGQCVERKKAMGKDLVVGGQTVLGFERSTSGVPTPTVVKTKTTYEHPKVREALAHMVMISELPFNFVEHPDFINFCHVLQPFYEKVGRKQVKADCFRVYQTERDRLKKVFEETRRISITTDLWKSDHQSIEYMVLTAHWVDQSWSLNKQIINFVHLPPPRRGIDIAAAIFDCLKGWGIEHKVKSNL, encoded by the exons ATGACATCAAGAAGAGTAGAACCCTCTGGAGCAAGTCGAGCTTCATCTCAAGCATCGACTGCAAGCACAATGGCTCCCTCAGTATGTGCATCTGTTAAGAGAAAATCGGTGCAAATTGAAGCACCAATTGATGATGTGGATATTGATTTGGCTGCAATAGGAGATTTTGATGTCTCAGCTTCAAGTGAAGAAGCTGAAGCAATTGAACGTCCTGAAAGCCAAATGGAAGCACCACCTCCTGTTATTCCATCTACTAAGAGGAGGAAAACATCAGTTGTTTGGGAGTGTTATCCCGAAGATAAGTTTGTTACTATTGGCGATGCTACATTTGCAGTTTGCAAGTATTGCCAAAAAAAGCTGAAATTACAAAAGACCAAGGCTACTTCCCATTTGACACGACATATGGGTCAATGTGTCGAAAGGAAGAAAGCAATGGGGAAAGACTTGGTCGTGGGGGGACAAACAGTTTTGGGTTTTGAGCGTTCAACCTCAGGGGTGCCTACGCCAACTGTGGTGAAAACAAAGACTACTTATGAGCATCCCAag GTTCGAGAGGCCTTAGCCCATATGGTGATGATATCTGAATTGCCATTTAATTTTGTCGAGCACCCcgactttattaatttttgtcacgtTCTGCaacctttttatgaaaaagttggaAGAAAGCAAGTAAAAGCTGATTGCTTTAGGGTTTATCAAACAGAGCGTGACAGATTGAAGAAGGTTTTTGAGGAGACAAGAAGGATTAGTATTACTACTGATCTTTGGAAGTCAGATCATCAAAGTATTGAGTACATGGTACTCACAGCGCATTGGGTGGACCAGTCGTGGtccttaaataaacaaattataaattttgtgcaccTACCTCCACCTAGGAGAGGAATAGACATTGCAGCAGCAATATTTGACTGTCTAAAGGGGTGGGGGATTGAACATaaggtaaaatcaaatttgtaa